The following coding sequences are from one Geothrix sp. window:
- a CDS encoding 3-dehydroquinate synthase, whose product MRLATPSGFATEVFLLEAPDRELLPEGAWTLVGDLRLREAWARAGMPEPEHALWVSVPEEEKKLRTVIPWLEHWARIPLHRDATVVALGGGVLSDLTGLAAALFLRGIAWQVWPTTLLAMADAALGGKTAADLSAGKNLVGAFHAPRRLVACTDLLTGLPERHLQNGLWELVKTALIVGEMAWAQEMLQEETLKVAWVERALAFKAGVVHRDPREAGERRLLNLGHTLGHALEAASGYRLLHGEAVGLGLLGSCLLAEEQGLKPFPPGLLEPLVRRLAPLAPLVAPWADCLPLLARDKKAVHASGSTQDAPATEIQCILPRPGEPAVQRALPPEAWESPHARLLALLHQESVRV is encoded by the coding sequence ATGAGACTGGCCACGCCGTCCGGGTTCGCCACGGAGGTCTTCCTCCTGGAGGCCCCCGACCGGGAGCTGCTCCCGGAAGGGGCGTGGACCCTGGTGGGCGACCTGCGGCTGCGCGAAGCCTGGGCCCGGGCGGGCATGCCCGAGCCGGAGCACGCCCTGTGGGTGTCGGTGCCGGAGGAGGAGAAGAAGCTGCGCACGGTGATCCCCTGGCTGGAGCACTGGGCCCGGATTCCGCTGCATCGGGATGCCACCGTAGTGGCCCTGGGCGGCGGCGTGCTGTCCGACCTGACCGGTCTGGCGGCGGCGCTCTTCCTGCGCGGCATCGCCTGGCAGGTGTGGCCCACCACCCTGCTGGCCATGGCCGATGCCGCCCTGGGCGGAAAGACCGCCGCGGATCTCTCGGCGGGCAAGAACCTGGTGGGGGCCTTCCATGCGCCGCGCCGCCTGGTGGCCTGCACGGACCTGCTCACCGGCCTGCCCGAGCGGCACCTGCAGAACGGCCTCTGGGAGCTGGTGAAGACGGCCCTGATCGTGGGCGAGATGGCCTGGGCCCAGGAGATGCTGCAGGAGGAGACGCTGAAGGTCGCCTGGGTGGAGCGCGCGCTGGCCTTCAAGGCCGGTGTGGTGCACCGCGACCCCCGCGAAGCCGGGGAGCGCCGCCTGCTGAACCTGGGCCACACCCTGGGGCATGCCCTGGAGGCGGCCTCCGGCTACCGGCTGCTGCACGGCGAGGCCGTGGGCCTGGGCCTCCTGGGCTCCTGCCTCCTGGCGGAGGAGCAGGGCCTGAAGCCCTTCCCGCCGGGCCTGCTCGAACCGCTGGTGCGGCGCCTGGCACCCCTGGCCCCCCTGGTGGCGCCCTGGGCCGACTGCCTGCCCCTCCTGGCCCGCGACAAGAAGGCGGTCCACGCCTCCGGCTCCACCCAGGACGCCCCCGCCACCGAGATCCAATGCATCCTTCCGCGGCCCGGCGAACCCGCCGTGCAGCGGGCGCTGCCCCCCGAGGCCTGGGAATCCCCCCATGCCAGGCTCCTCGCCCTGCTCCACCAGGAGTCCGTCCGTGTCTGA
- a CDS encoding M20/M25/M40 family metallo-hydrolase gives MNAWMPVLVAATLVAQAQAPASKADAAMEKRLRRDVTFLASPELKGRGNGYPELDQAARRIEGELRALGLKTQIQRFPFIAKVVRERQEAALLQGDRSRSLVWGKDLEALGLSGDASFRGKALAFLGYGVQIPGGYDDLAGLELKDRVVVIARSVPDLDAFAHLPRGERSLLARLKKLETAKVAGVIVLEENGLRPLQREEGPVKVDVPVLGMTSEALGGACGDLAARFKSIKETGKPASQDFASAPSVTLSLELKLRREEAQVPNVVAVIPGRDPKLRKEFIALGAHMDHLGMGERHSMGGAEARGQVHPGADDNASGTAMVVELARALKQARPKRSILLLHFGGEEEGLLGSQYWVQHPTHPLESVKFMLNFDMVGRLDLKAPKLMMGGLGAPKSAVEAAQKFVPKDFAVSADVGASVGGSDHMSFSQAKIPTFFFFTGIHGEYHRPTDTANLINFPGMVKLVAFGKAVSLDLANADTLPAFDPETAKLPSRGDGGPMRIAFGTIPDYADNPKGFRINGVSKGGTAETIGLQTGDILIQFGDKPVKNVYDFMGALGAFKPGDKVVIQWLRGDQPMQAEATLKGRQ, from the coding sequence ATGAACGCCTGGATGCCCGTTCTTGTTGCCGCCACCCTCGTGGCCCAAGCCCAGGCCCCCGCCTCCAAGGCCGACGCGGCCATGGAGAAGCGGCTACGGCGGGACGTGACCTTCCTGGCCTCGCCGGAGCTGAAGGGCCGCGGCAATGGCTACCCCGAGCTCGACCAGGCCGCCCGGCGCATCGAGGGCGAGCTCAGGGCCCTCGGCCTCAAGACCCAGATCCAGCGCTTCCCCTTCATCGCCAAGGTGGTCCGCGAGCGCCAGGAGGCCGCGCTCCTCCAGGGCGACCGCTCCCGGTCCCTGGTGTGGGGCAAGGACCTCGAGGCCCTGGGCCTGAGCGGGGATGCCAGCTTCCGCGGCAAGGCCCTGGCCTTCCTGGGCTACGGCGTGCAGATCCCCGGCGGCTATGACGACCTGGCCGGCCTCGAGCTGAAGGACCGCGTCGTCGTGATCGCCCGCTCCGTGCCGGATCTCGACGCCTTCGCCCACCTGCCCCGCGGGGAGCGGAGCCTGCTGGCCCGCCTGAAGAAGCTGGAGACCGCCAAGGTGGCCGGTGTCATCGTGCTCGAAGAGAACGGACTCCGGCCCCTGCAGCGCGAGGAGGGTCCCGTGAAGGTGGACGTCCCGGTGCTGGGCATGACCAGCGAGGCCCTGGGCGGCGCCTGCGGCGACCTGGCGGCCCGGTTCAAGAGCATCAAGGAGACGGGGAAGCCCGCCAGCCAGGATTTCGCCTCCGCCCCTTCCGTCACGCTGAGTCTGGAGCTGAAGCTCCGCCGCGAAGAGGCCCAGGTGCCCAACGTGGTGGCCGTGATCCCCGGCCGGGATCCCAAGCTCCGGAAGGAATTCATCGCCCTGGGCGCGCACATGGACCACCTGGGCATGGGCGAGCGCCACAGCATGGGCGGCGCCGAGGCCCGCGGCCAGGTGCATCCCGGCGCCGACGACAATGCCTCCGGCACGGCCATGGTCGTGGAGCTGGCCCGGGCGCTGAAGCAGGCCCGGCCCAAACGCTCCATCCTGCTGCTCCACTTCGGCGGCGAGGAGGAGGGCCTGCTGGGCTCCCAGTACTGGGTGCAGCATCCGACGCACCCGCTCGAGTCCGTGAAGTTCATGCTCAACTTCGACATGGTGGGCCGCCTCGACCTCAAGGCGCCCAAGCTGATGATGGGCGGGCTCGGGGCCCCGAAATCCGCGGTCGAAGCGGCCCAGAAGTTCGTGCCGAAGGATTTCGCCGTCAGCGCGGACGTGGGCGCCAGCGTGGGCGGCTCCGACCACATGAGCTTCTCCCAGGCCAAGATCCCCACCTTCTTCTTCTTCACCGGCATCCACGGGGAGTACCACCGGCCCACCGACACGGCGAACCTCATCAACTTCCCCGGCATGGTGAAGCTGGTGGCCTTCGGCAAGGCCGTCTCGCTGGATCTGGCCAACGCGGACACGCTGCCCGCCTTCGATCCCGAGACCGCCAAGCTGCCCTCCCGGGGCGACGGCGGGCCCATGCGCATCGCCTTCGGCACCATCCCCGACTACGCCGACAACCCGAAGGGCTTCCGCATCAACGGCGTCTCCAAGGGCGGCACCGCCGAGACCATCGGCCTGCAGACCGGCGACATCCTCATCCAGTTCGGCGACAAGCCCGTGAAGAACGTCTATGACTTCATGGGGGCGCTGGGTGCCTTCAAGCCGGGCGACAAGGTCGTGATCCAGTGGCTGCGCGGCGACCAGCCCATGCAGGCCGAGGCCACGCTGAAGGGCCGGCAATGA
- a CDS encoding ABC transporter ATP-binding protein, which produces MSEQGAFFQSDRTDDRPMRHALLWRLASYLKPQWAALLLLLVLMALGAFLEVLPSELTLRLINRFMGEGSLKGGGPMVAGFFGVLIAGFLVSFARYFMLAKVGQKAMLELRVQLFAHLMGRSTDFFHRNPVGRLMTRVTSDVQNLNEMFASGFVAIVGDALSLLAIVAWMFWTHAGMALVALVILPFLLVATEFFRRRAGEAFRETQRRYAAINAFLQEQISGMGLVQINAQESRSDQQFKVLNEDYYQAFLRTIFAYAVFFPVVEFITSGTLAALIFYAGFKLKAGAITWGLLLAFIQQSSRFFRPIRELAERYNVMQTALASSERIFRLLDNREEIPEIPGAKAASFAREIRLEGVTFAYEEGGRKVVRELSGVIPKGRRIAVVGHTGAGKSTLINLLMRFYDVREGRITVDGTDTRHLTLRSLRDLFGLVLQDVFVFSGTLRDNIVLDRPLDETRLASVLDQSQLKDLVGRLPQGLDTQVGERGQKLSAGERQLLAFARMLYLEPAVLLLDEATANIDSETESKIQTVIERVSHRLTTFTIAHRLSTIRDADEIWVMDQGALVERGTHDGLIAQDGVYAKLVRLQFADGEAA; this is translated from the coding sequence ATGTCCGAACAGGGAGCCTTCTTCCAATCCGATCGCACCGATGATCGCCCCATGCGCCACGCCCTGCTCTGGCGCCTGGCCAGCTACCTGAAGCCCCAGTGGGCGGCGCTGCTCCTGCTGCTGGTCCTCATGGCCCTGGGCGCCTTCCTGGAGGTGCTGCCCTCGGAGCTGACGCTGCGCCTCATCAACCGGTTCATGGGCGAGGGCAGCCTCAAGGGCGGCGGCCCCATGGTGGCCGGGTTCTTCGGGGTGCTCATCGCCGGGTTCCTGGTGAGCTTCGCCCGCTACTTCATGCTGGCCAAGGTGGGCCAGAAGGCCATGCTCGAGCTCCGTGTCCAGCTCTTCGCGCACCTCATGGGGCGCAGCACGGACTTCTTCCACCGCAACCCCGTGGGCAGGCTGATGACCCGGGTGACCAGCGACGTCCAGAACCTGAACGAGATGTTCGCGTCTGGCTTCGTGGCCATCGTGGGGGACGCGCTGTCCCTGCTGGCCATCGTGGCCTGGATGTTCTGGACCCACGCCGGCATGGCCCTGGTGGCCCTGGTGATCCTGCCCTTCCTGCTGGTGGCCACGGAGTTCTTCCGCCGCCGCGCGGGCGAGGCCTTCCGCGAGACCCAGCGCCGCTACGCCGCCATCAACGCCTTCCTGCAGGAGCAGATCTCGGGCATGGGCCTGGTCCAGATCAATGCCCAGGAGTCGCGCAGCGACCAGCAGTTCAAGGTCCTCAACGAGGACTACTATCAGGCCTTCCTCCGCACGATCTTCGCCTACGCGGTGTTCTTCCCGGTGGTGGAGTTCATCACCTCGGGCACCCTGGCCGCGCTCATCTTCTATGCGGGCTTCAAGCTGAAGGCCGGGGCCATCACGTGGGGCCTGCTGCTGGCCTTCATCCAGCAGTCCAGCCGCTTCTTCCGGCCCATCCGCGAGCTGGCCGAGCGCTACAACGTGATGCAGACCGCCCTGGCCTCCAGCGAGCGCATCTTCCGCCTGCTGGACAACCGCGAGGAGATCCCCGAGATCCCCGGCGCCAAGGCCGCCAGCTTCGCCCGGGAGATCCGGCTCGAAGGCGTGACCTTCGCCTACGAGGAAGGCGGCCGGAAGGTCGTGCGGGAACTCAGCGGCGTCATCCCCAAGGGCCGGCGCATCGCCGTGGTGGGCCACACGGGGGCCGGCAAGAGCACCCTGATCAACCTGCTCATGCGCTTCTACGACGTCCGCGAGGGCCGCATCACCGTCGACGGGACGGACACCCGCCACCTCACCCTGCGCAGCCTCCGCGACCTCTTCGGCCTGGTGCTCCAGGACGTCTTCGTCTTTTCCGGAACGCTGCGCGACAACATCGTGCTGGACCGTCCCCTGGACGAGACCCGCCTCGCCTCCGTGCTGGACCAGAGCCAGCTCAAGGACCTGGTGGGCCGCCTGCCCCAGGGCCTGGATACCCAGGTGGGCGAGCGGGGCCAGAAGCTCAGCGCCGGCGAGCGGCAGCTGCTGGCCTTCGCCCGCATGCTCTACCTCGAACCGGCCGTGCTGCTGCTGGACGAGGCCACCGCCAACATCGACTCCGAGACCGAATCCAAGATCCAGACCGTCATCGAGCGCGTGAGCCACCGGCTTACCACCTTCACCATCGCCCACCGGCTCTCCACCATCCGCGACGCCGACGAGATCTGGGTCATGGACCAGGGCGCCCTCGTCGAGCGCGGCACCCACGACGGCCTCATCGCCCAGGACGGCGTCTACGCCAAGCTCGTGCGGCTGCAGTTCGCGGATGGGGAAGCGGCGTAA
- a CDS encoding thiamine phosphate synthase — translation MLRLPPLYPITDASRPESLSAQIRQLGEAGFPLVQFRGKPLDAQAQWTELRTALAEAAANGGWPMICVNDRADLAILAAREDLTPWGLHLGQEDLPAREAQALPGLAGLHLGASTHEASEWAAVNRACDHAGVGPFRGTPSKADHAEPIGLEGLQAGCAALRAQAIAPIAIGGLTLADAGPCFEAGAESLAMVGEIHRAADPAALGWAIQRERWRVRPPFRPGQGLVLLGGSGGGKTSLGRLLAFRMALPFHDLDAVIEGHAGRAVAELFEARGEAAFRALESELLPGLLAAPAVVALGGGAWEAEANRLAVDASGFAALWLAETPARAWERAGRDPKRPLAQDPAVFMARWRRRMPAWAQADMLLAFGHSSRDLASALLD, via the coding sequence ATGCTCCGCCTCCCGCCCCTCTACCCCATCACCGACGCCTCGCGCCCCGAATCCCTGTCCGCGCAGATCCGCCAGCTGGGCGAGGCGGGCTTTCCGCTGGTCCAGTTCCGGGGCAAGCCCCTGGACGCGCAGGCCCAGTGGACGGAGCTGCGCACGGCCCTGGCCGAGGCGGCTGCCAATGGGGGCTGGCCCATGATCTGCGTCAACGACCGCGCGGATCTGGCCATCCTCGCCGCCCGGGAGGACCTGACCCCCTGGGGCCTGCACCTGGGCCAGGAGGACCTGCCCGCCCGTGAAGCCCAGGCCCTGCCGGGGCTGGCGGGCCTCCACCTCGGCGCCTCCACCCACGAGGCCAGTGAGTGGGCGGCCGTGAACCGCGCTTGTGACCACGCCGGAGTTGGCCCCTTCCGGGGCACGCCTTCCAAAGCCGATCACGCCGAACCCATCGGCCTGGAAGGACTGCAAGCGGGCTGCGCAGCCCTCCGCGCCCAGGCCATCGCCCCCATCGCCATCGGCGGCCTGACCCTCGCGGATGCCGGCCCCTGCTTCGAGGCCGGCGCCGAGTCCCTGGCCATGGTGGGCGAGATCCACCGCGCCGCGGACCCGGCCGCCCTCGGCTGGGCGATCCAGCGGGAGCGCTGGCGGGTCCGCCCCCCCTTCCGTCCCGGCCAGGGCCTCGTGCTGCTGGGCGGCAGCGGCGGCGGGAAGACCTCCCTGGGCCGGCTGCTGGCCTTCCGGATGGCCCTGCCCTTCCACGACCTGGACGCGGTCATCGAGGGCCACGCCGGCCGTGCGGTGGCGGAGCTCTTCGAAGCGCGCGGGGAGGCGGCCTTCCGGGCCCTGGAATCGGAGCTTCTCCCCGGGCTCCTGGCGGCGCCCGCGGTGGTGGCCCTGGGCGGGGGTGCCTGGGAGGCCGAGGCCAACCGCCTGGCCGTGGACGCCAGCGGCTTCGCCGCGCTGTGGCTGGCGGAGACGCCCGCCCGGGCCTGGGAGCGGGCGGGGCGGGATCCCAAGCGCCCCCTGGCCCAGGACCCGGCCGTCTTCATGGCCCGCTGGCGCAGGCGGATGCCGGCCTGGGCGCAAGCGGACATGCTCCTCGCCTTTGGTCACAGTTCGCGGGACCTCGCGTCAGCCTTGCTAGACTGA
- a CDS encoding metallophosphoesterase family protein, with protein MDLILSDLHANLHALRAVLRFARRRAIHRFVLLGDLVGYGANPNQLLDKVKEWRPRYMVRGNHDKVCAGLEPDGSFSLPAKQAADWTRDRLRQDNWRFLADLPVGPLWVGEDYQISHGSPMDEDAYLLHMREISQAFDAFEGQLCFFGHTHLPGCFELDEARGQLNWICLQPGEWFQLQPHCRYLVNPGSVGQPRDRDPRVSFMTYNPKRHCLRLHRLDYDVKGAAKAILAAGLHRNLAERLGQGI; from the coding sequence TTGGACCTGATCCTCTCCGATCTGCACGCGAACCTGCACGCCCTCCGGGCCGTGCTGCGCTTCGCGCGGCGACGGGCCATCCACCGCTTCGTGCTGCTGGGCGACCTGGTGGGCTACGGGGCCAACCCCAATCAGCTGCTGGACAAGGTGAAGGAATGGCGCCCGCGGTACATGGTGCGCGGCAACCACGACAAAGTCTGCGCGGGCCTGGAGCCGGACGGCTCCTTCAGCCTGCCCGCCAAGCAGGCGGCGGATTGGACCCGCGACCGCCTGCGGCAGGACAACTGGCGCTTCCTGGCGGACCTGCCCGTGGGCCCGCTCTGGGTGGGCGAGGACTACCAGATCTCGCATGGCTCCCCCATGGACGAGGACGCCTACCTCCTCCACATGCGGGAGATCAGCCAGGCCTTCGACGCCTTCGAGGGCCAGCTCTGCTTCTTCGGCCACACCCACCTGCCCGGCTGCTTCGAGCTGGATGAGGCCCGGGGCCAGCTGAACTGGATCTGCCTCCAGCCCGGCGAGTGGTTCCAGCTGCAGCCGCACTGCCGGTACCTCGTGAATCCGGGCTCGGTGGGCCAGCCCCGCGACCGGGACCCCCGCGTCTCGTTCATGACCTACAACCCCAAGCGCCACTGCCTGAGGCTGCACCGCCTCGACTATGACGTGAAGGGCGCGGCCAAGGCCATCCTGGCCGCCGGGCTGCATCGCAACCTGGCAGAGCGGCTGGGTCAAGGCATTTGA
- a CDS encoding PilZ domain-containing protein — MGHASHLSAPVLEQFLHQARLTRAVASLRLQDANARLLGDLRIHGFRAGSTLELSGLHVRDSVPADGTAVTLTILLGDEVLTLESLLLSPVHDGPGGTLLRLDWPHESARLHHRRDVRVAGPDQTPLKVRVGLGGRQLEALLVNLTETGVGLALNEPLMVDLHAQVDIDAELPDGAVLRCPGEVLHLTYLQGQDYPTRLGVVLHPRPDTDLEPIHRFIQARRTDRSQSFRRG; from the coding sequence ATGGGCCACGCATCACATCTGTCCGCACCTGTCCTGGAGCAGTTCCTCCACCAGGCCCGCCTGACCAGGGCCGTGGCGAGCCTCCGGCTCCAGGATGCCAACGCGCGGCTGCTTGGGGACCTGCGGATCCACGGCTTCCGCGCCGGCTCGACCCTGGAGCTGTCCGGCCTGCATGTCCGGGATTCGGTTCCCGCCGACGGCACGGCCGTGACCCTGACCATCCTGCTGGGCGACGAAGTGCTCACCCTGGAATCGCTCCTCCTCTCCCCCGTCCACGATGGGCCCGGGGGCACCCTCCTGCGGCTGGACTGGCCGCATGAATCGGCCCGCCTCCACCACCGTCGCGACGTCCGGGTGGCCGGGCCCGACCAGACGCCCCTCAAGGTCCGCGTCGGCCTGGGCGGACGGCAGCTGGAGGCCCTGCTGGTCAACCTCACGGAAACCGGCGTGGGGCTCGCCCTGAACGAGCCGCTGATGGTGGACCTGCACGCCCAGGTGGACATCGACGCCGAGCTGCCGGATGGCGCCGTCCTGCGCTGTCCGGGGGAGGTCCTGCACCTCACCTACCTCCAGGGCCAGGACTACCCGACGCGCCTGGGCGTGGTGCTGCACCCGCGCCCGGACACCGATCTCGAACCCATCCACCGGTTCATCCAGGCCCGGCGCACCGACCGCTCCCAGAGCTTCCGGCGCGGCTGA
- a CDS encoding MFS transporter, translated as MSTPRPAGILRSFPPVFWLANVMELFERAAYYGLNSVLAVYLTNKISEGGLGFTEQSVGFLQSLIYAFTYVIPIAGGALADRYGYRRMLLFAFSILSAGYFIAGNVTMYGAVFAALLLMATGAGLFKPIISGTLARTTTEENSGFGFGIYYWMINIGAFLAPLVVSVLKGFSWRYVFIASAIYCAAMLVPTVFLFKDPPKPENTKNLREVAHGAAMVLGDARFMLMIVVYSGFWILYFQNFGSVLWYLRDFVDATPVNRLFASIGIPLKFDAEHVTVVNGGTIILLQVLVSRIVRNIRPLPTMVSGIVIGTLGFLCLAASTNVWIFILGISVFSIGEMTAHPKYYSYVGLVAPADKKAVYMGYAFLYGVIGSLIGSSLGGMLYGSMLKPLVGQPGAAAAARTFWLLFVALNVVAAIGLIFYDRVFAEDTPATNEKARKIMLGIYALLLVAGLLFVRSALFGGAEISYKTMVQAVIMLLLGAGGAAVSLRRR; from the coding sequence ATGTCGACGCCACGCCCTGCCGGAATCCTTCGCTCCTTCCCGCCCGTCTTCTGGCTGGCGAACGTCATGGAGCTCTTCGAGCGGGCGGCCTACTACGGCCTCAACTCGGTGCTCGCGGTCTACCTCACGAACAAGATCTCCGAAGGGGGCCTGGGTTTCACGGAACAGTCCGTGGGCTTCCTGCAGAGCCTCATCTACGCCTTCACCTACGTCATCCCCATCGCGGGCGGCGCCCTGGCGGACCGCTACGGCTACCGGCGCATGCTCCTGTTCGCCTTCTCCATCCTGTCGGCGGGCTACTTCATCGCGGGCAACGTCACGATGTACGGGGCGGTGTTCGCGGCGCTGCTGCTGATGGCGACCGGCGCGGGCCTGTTCAAGCCCATCATCTCGGGCACCCTCGCCCGCACCACCACCGAGGAGAACTCGGGGTTCGGCTTCGGCATCTACTACTGGATGATCAACATCGGGGCCTTCCTGGCGCCCCTCGTGGTGAGCGTGCTGAAGGGCTTCTCCTGGCGCTACGTGTTCATCGCCTCGGCCATCTACTGCGCCGCCATGCTGGTGCCGACGGTGTTCCTGTTCAAGGATCCGCCCAAGCCCGAGAACACCAAGAACCTGCGCGAGGTGGCCCACGGCGCGGCCATGGTGCTGGGCGATGCGCGCTTCATGCTGATGATCGTGGTCTACTCCGGCTTCTGGATCCTCTACTTCCAGAACTTCGGTTCCGTGCTCTGGTACCTCCGGGACTTCGTGGACGCCACGCCGGTGAACCGGCTCTTCGCCTCCATCGGCATCCCGCTGAAGTTCGACGCGGAGCACGTCACGGTGGTCAACGGCGGGACGATCATCCTGCTGCAGGTCCTGGTCAGCCGCATCGTCAGGAACATCCGCCCCCTGCCCACCATGGTCTCGGGCATCGTCATCGGCACCCTCGGCTTCCTCTGCCTCGCCGCCTCCACCAACGTGTGGATCTTCATCCTCGGCATCTCGGTCTTCTCCATCGGCGAGATGACCGCCCATCCGAAGTACTACAGCTACGTGGGCCTGGTGGCCCCGGCCGACAAGAAGGCCGTCTACATGGGCTACGCCTTCCTCTACGGCGTCATCGGCAGCCTCATCGGCTCGAGCCTGGGTGGCATGCTCTACGGCTCCATGCTGAAGCCCCTGGTGGGCCAGCCCGGCGCGGCGGCGGCGGCCCGCACCTTCTGGCTGCTCTTCGTGGCCCTGAACGTGGTGGCCGCCATCGGCCTCATCTTCTACGACCGGGTCTTCGCGGAGGACACGCCAGCGACCAACGAGAAGGCCCGGAAGATCATGCTCGGCATCTACGCACTGCTGCTCGTGGCGGGGCTGCTCTTCGTCCGGTCGGCACTCTTCGGCGGGGCGGAGATCTCCTACAAGACCATGGTCCAGGCCGTGATCATGCTGCTCCTCGGTGCCGGCGGCGCCGCGGTGAGCCTGCGGAGGCGCTGA
- a CDS encoding MoaD/ThiS family protein, protein MKISLKLFASLAVHLPAEVRSRHRLELEVAPGATVLDVIRDQGIPAAQCAIVLVDGVWVAQADRAARELAEGEVLAIWPPVAGG, encoded by the coding sequence GTGAAGATCTCCCTCAAGCTCTTCGCCTCCCTCGCCGTCCACCTCCCGGCCGAGGTGCGATCCCGTCACCGCCTCGAGCTGGAGGTGGCGCCGGGCGCCACGGTGCTGGACGTGATCCGGGACCAGGGCATTCCGGCGGCCCAGTGCGCCATCGTGCTGGTGGATGGCGTGTGGGTGGCCCAGGCGGACCGGGCCGCCCGCGAGCTCGCGGAGGGCGAGGTCCTGGCCATCTGGCCCCCCGTGGCCGGAGGGTGA
- a CDS encoding NAD(P)/FAD-dependent oxidoreductase, which yields MRHLIIGSGPAGVVAAETLRKADPAAEITMLCGEAGPPYSRMAIPYLLRGDIPEAGTHLRKDADHYARLRIQLVQASAKAVDTAARTVDVGGRGLSYDRLLIATGSRPSRERIPGIDLPGVQACWTLDDARAILAQARPGARIVQMGAGFVGCIIMEGLLSRGVDLTILVRSGYMVRRMMNATASDMLRRWCEAKGVKILTHTQPTGLTSEGGVLRVALADGRVLPADIYLSAVGVDPNLDFLAGSSIEVAQGIVVDDNLQSSVPGVYAAGDVAEATDCLTGKRQLNAIQPNAVEQGRIAALNMAGRAARFKGSFVFNVLTTLGLVSSSFGEWQGVPGGESAEVLDGARYRYLNLQFEGDRLVGANTVGFTDHVGALRGLIEGRVRLGAWKQRLMADPTLIMQAYLAAAHSVV from the coding sequence ATGCGACACCTCATCATCGGAAGCGGGCCCGCCGGGGTGGTCGCGGCGGAGACCCTGCGCAAGGCCGACCCCGCCGCGGAGATCACGATGCTCTGCGGCGAGGCGGGCCCGCCCTATTCCCGCATGGCCATCCCCTACCTGTTGCGGGGGGACATCCCGGAGGCGGGCACCCACCTCCGCAAGGATGCGGACCACTACGCGCGCCTGCGCATCCAGCTGGTGCAGGCCAGCGCGAAGGCGGTGGATACGGCGGCCCGCACAGTGGATGTCGGTGGCCGGGGCCTGTCCTATGACCGGCTGCTCATTGCCACCGGCTCAAGGCCCAGCCGGGAGCGGATTCCCGGCATCGACCTGCCGGGCGTCCAGGCCTGCTGGACCCTGGATGATGCCAGGGCCATCCTCGCCCAGGCCCGGCCCGGCGCCCGCATCGTGCAGATGGGCGCGGGCTTCGTGGGCTGCATCATCATGGAGGGCCTGCTGTCGCGGGGGGTGGATCTCACGATCCTCGTCCGCAGCGGCTACATGGTGCGCCGCATGATGAACGCCACGGCCAGCGATATGCTTCGCCGCTGGTGCGAGGCCAAGGGCGTGAAGATCCTCACCCACACGCAGCCCACGGGACTCACCTCGGAGGGCGGCGTCCTCCGGGTCGCCCTGGCGGATGGGCGCGTCCTCCCCGCGGACATCTACCTGAGCGCCGTGGGGGTGGATCCGAACCTGGACTTCCTGGCAGGCAGCAGCATCGAGGTGGCTCAGGGCATCGTCGTCGACGACAACCTGCAGAGCAGCGTGCCCGGCGTCTATGCGGCCGGGGATGTGGCGGAAGCCACGGACTGCCTCACGGGGAAGCGTCAGCTCAATGCCATCCAGCCCAACGCGGTGGAACAGGGACGCATCGCGGCGCTGAACATGGCCGGCCGGGCCGCCCGCTTCAAGGGCAGCTTCGTGTTCAACGTGCTCACCACCCTGGGTCTGGTCTCCTCGTCCTTCGGGGAATGGCAGGGCGTGCCCGGCGGCGAATCCGCCGAGGTGCTGGACGGGGCCCGCTACCGCTACCTCAACCTGCAGTTCGAGGGCGACCGTCTGGTGGGTGCGAACACGGTCGGATTCACCGACCACGTGGGCGCCCTGCGAGGCCTCATCGAAGGCCGCGTGCGCCTGGGCGCCTGGAAGCAGCGCCTGATGGCGGATCCCACCCTGATCATGCAGGCCTACCTGGCAGCGGCGCACAGCGTAGTCTGA